Proteins from a single region of Lysinibacillus sp. JNUCC-52:
- a CDS encoding phage tail protein: MDPFVGEIRLFSFGRVPRGWALCNGQLLSINTNQALFSLLGTTYGGDGRTTFALPDLRGRVPVHVGNSVALGQKAGQETHALTSNEMPAHTHIVTASSESATSKVATGNVWGSTDINMYASNQLNTIMNAQALSPAGNGQSHQNMQPFIVANYCIALLGIYPPRN; this comes from the coding sequence ATGGATCCATTTGTAGGTGAAATTAGATTATTTAGCTTTGGACGCGTTCCAAGAGGATGGGCATTATGTAACGGGCAATTATTGTCAATTAATACAAACCAAGCTTTGTTTTCCTTATTGGGCACAACTTATGGGGGGGATGGAAGGACAACTTTTGCCTTACCTGATTTACGAGGAAGGGTTCCTGTTCATGTAGGGAACAGTGTGGCACTCGGACAAAAAGCTGGACAAGAGACACATGCATTAACAAGTAATGAGATGCCAGCACATACCCATATTGTGACTGCTAGCTCGGAAAGTGCTACGTCGAAAGTGGCTACTGGTAATGTATGGGGCTCAACCGATATTAATATGTATGCATCTAATCAATTGAATACGATTATGAATGCACAAGCGTTATCGCCAGCAGGAAATGGGCAATCACATCAAAATATGCAGCCCTTTATTGTGGCAAATTATTGCATTGCTTTATTAGGCATATATCCTCCAAGAAATTAA
- a CDS encoding phage tail protein: MEQYIGEIRMFAGDYAPEGWSLCNGQILSIANNEVLFTLIGTTYGGNGQTTFALPNFQSRVIVHQGQNPGTGTNYVIGQMGGVESVTLNASQLPAHTHQVNASSLEGTTPSPKNAVWAKNMQYSTQPPTGTLDTTIVSSVGGNIPHDNVMPFLTISYIIALFGNYPSFE; the protein is encoded by the coding sequence ATGGAACAATACATCGGAGAAATTCGCATGTTTGCAGGGGATTATGCTCCTGAAGGATGGAGTTTGTGCAATGGGCAAATATTATCTATTGCTAATAATGAAGTGCTATTTACACTAATTGGTACTACGTATGGGGGCAATGGACAGACGACGTTTGCCTTGCCTAATTTTCAAAGTAGGGTCATCGTACACCAAGGACAGAATCCAGGAACTGGCACTAATTACGTAATAGGTCAAATGGGAGGGGTAGAGTCTGTGACGTTAAATGCATCACAACTTCCAGCTCATACGCATCAAGTAAATGCTTCTTCACTAGAAGGCACAACACCTAGTCCAAAAAATGCGGTATGGGCAAAAAATATGCAATACTCGACGCAACCACCAACAGGCACATTGGATACAACAATCGTTTCAAGTGTTGGAGGAAATATACCGCATGACAATGTGATGCCGTTTTTAACAATTAGTTATATCATCGCGCTTTTCGGTAATTACCCATCATTTGAATAG
- a CDS encoding opine metallophore biosynthesis dehydrogenase produces the protein MTEFNNVLLLGTGPTAIQLAVNFKNYFNSQVAIAGRESLRSKVFFETVVQHQLALKVDVQNKQHQSVAGECTIDALFKGYHLVSGNWDTIVLSITTDSYFSVLAQIDTTVLKRASCFILISPTFGSSHLITHFLKKISPQAEIISFSTYYGDTRWLDGIPSNEVLTTGVKKKVYIGSTYANSVSVAKLSKLFRHLGIQLKKLASPFEAETKNISLYVHPPLFMNDFSLKAIFDGNNITKYVYKLYPEGPITYTTIRHLLNYWKEMMGIVKHFNIEPLNLLQFMVDDNYPLHPKSIARQDIENFNHLEPIHQEYLLYIRYASLLIDPFSIPNEKGKYFDFSAVPLREIFINHDGEWDIPRMPKEDYYRVKIIQGIANALKLKTPTLDHFVQTYEEKLQQVVATSENKIYSEAFQVKSFSQEIEMIYKEINY, from the coding sequence ATGACTGAATTTAATAATGTTTTACTGTTAGGAACCGGGCCAACAGCAATACAACTAGCTGTAAACTTCAAAAATTATTTTAATAGTCAAGTAGCGATTGCTGGTCGAGAATCTTTACGCTCCAAAGTTTTCTTTGAAACTGTCGTGCAGCATCAGCTTGCACTTAAGGTAGACGTACAAAATAAACAACATCAATCTGTTGCAGGAGAATGTACTATCGATGCTCTTTTTAAAGGCTATCATTTAGTTTCTGGTAATTGGGATACTATTGTACTTAGCATTACAACAGATTCATATTTTTCAGTATTAGCACAAATCGATACGACAGTGTTGAAGAGGGCTAGCTGTTTTATATTAATTTCACCTACATTTGGCTCTAGTCATTTAATAACTCATTTCTTAAAAAAAATATCACCTCAGGCTGAGATAATTAGCTTTTCAACCTATTATGGAGATACTAGATGGTTAGATGGGATTCCATCAAATGAAGTATTGACCACAGGCGTAAAGAAAAAAGTTTATATCGGATCAACTTACGCAAACTCGGTTAGCGTGGCTAAATTATCTAAACTGTTTCGCCATTTAGGGATTCAATTAAAAAAATTAGCATCTCCTTTTGAAGCAGAGACAAAAAATATTTCTTTGTACGTGCATCCTCCCTTATTTATGAATGATTTTTCATTAAAAGCAATATTTGACGGCAATAATATCACAAAGTATGTTTATAAACTTTATCCTGAAGGTCCTATTACTTATACAACAATTCGGCATTTGTTAAATTATTGGAAAGAAATGATGGGAATTGTCAAACACTTCAATATTGAACCACTTAATTTATTGCAGTTTATGGTAGATGATAATTATCCATTACATCCAAAAAGTATAGCTAGACAAGACATAGAGAATTTTAATCATCTTGAGCCCATCCATCAAGAATATTTGCTCTATATTCGTTATGCATCCTTATTAATTGACCCATTTTCTATACCAAATGAAAAAGGAAAATACTTTGATTTTTCAGCAGTCCCTCTTAGAGAAATTTTTATTAATCACGACGGAGAATGGGATATTCCTAGAATGCCAAAAGAGGATTATTATCGTGTGAAAATCATCCAAGGAATTGCCAATGCACTAAAATTGAAAACGCCAACGCTTGATCATTTTGTACAAACCTATGAAGAAAAACTGCAACAAGTAGTGGCTACATCTGAGAATAAAATATATTCAGAAGCCTTCCAAGTCAAATCTTTTTCACAAGAAATCGAGATGATTTATAAGGAAATTAATTATTGA
- a CDS encoding nicotianamine synthase family protein, with protein MKDVDLFLENLHYFDKTFKLIINQHSNQRKVEYIQLSDLINNYSSFITNRDNEKHWNHIKQSIEIITLIENLRNNSSICIQIIEKYRALVLGLENEEITDYFRNIEDCIEKEFGDFQINSQSKVLMVGSGAFPLTLLMVAERTGADVFGIDIDDEAIRLGRHVVNKLGRHLSIQIEKKTVEELTVIKKISHIIFSSTVSNKYDILEQLYDLTNEDVLIAMRYGNELKSIFNYPMQKVDETKWYIVEEIRHPQSVFDVILYQKVQ; from the coding sequence GTGAAGGATGTAGATTTGTTTTTAGAGAACTTACATTACTTTGATAAAACATTTAAGTTAATAATCAATCAACATAGTAATCAACGAAAAGTCGAGTATATACAGTTGAGTGATTTAATCAATAATTATTCTTCGTTTATTACAAACCGTGACAATGAAAAACATTGGAATCATATAAAGCAATCGATTGAAATAATAACATTAATCGAAAATCTTAGAAATAACTCTTCTATTTGTATCCAAATCATAGAAAAATATCGAGCTTTAGTATTGGGATTAGAAAACGAGGAGATAACCGATTATTTTCGTAATATAGAAGACTGCATTGAAAAGGAATTCGGGGATTTTCAAATTAATAGTCAGTCGAAAGTACTCATGGTAGGTTCTGGGGCTTTCCCTTTAACATTATTGATGGTTGCGGAACGAACAGGTGCAGACGTTTTTGGAATTGATATTGATGATGAAGCGATTCGGTTGGGAAGACATGTAGTAAATAAATTAGGAAGACATTTATCAATTCAAATTGAGAAGAAGACAGTAGAGGAACTAACAGTTATTAAAAAAATTAGCCATATAATATTTAGTTCGACTGTTAGCAATAAATATGACATATTAGAGCAATTGTATGATTTAACGAACGAAGATGTACTCATTGCTATGCGTTATGGTAATGAGTTAAAGTCTATTTTTAATTATCCAATGCAGAAAGTAGACGAAACCAAATGGTATATAGTAGAGGAAATTAGACACCCTCAAAGTGTGTTTGATGTTATTTTGTATCAAAAAGTACAATGA
- a CDS encoding NEAT domain-containing protein, giving the protein MKKFIQYVAMTLLIFGAVLPYFGMEVKAAENTEASCTIDYSASFNVLKEDKSEDSVMIKSGYVKKEATLQKENGQYTVDITVPGQFSTWYRGFKVESGGELKEAIKKEKDSEENEVYTFAIDQHDDPIRAWVDIYVKLEQPVPFLYDNRYTVYLVLSNVKETNRVCKEAPKQPETLEQNKDNEKGNTNGSESGSGENNNTTANFKQEGVVQFEFPQHEREITTFLQTSNTVFEDNKYKVTLSLNTQNKLQEFTVKQNEKEIAKWSNKVASVVPVAMPNTATLSFEADTLDNLVFEAVTTNKLISANVTAIVRDEASASKKNNNTTVPVTGDVTGGSTQSTNGLYTVDYTFIKGLGSGTSMMDQYVIKPAYVVKSGSSYQVQLTLKNSSWITGFTVNGSTPTTISDANDVRVVQFTLPNLADRYDAWVKVDIEDIKYHHNYNIYLQFNEGSLSKISDSSTFPITSGPIDTPPMNKDLPKKETKIDQAVGNFIQEGAVKFEIQQNAKELMAFLQKANTVFEDNKYKVTLTLNTGNNLQQFIVKQNGKEIAKWSNKAASRVLIVNDKTATLSFEMETLDNLVFEAVTANKTITSNVTATKTMTNEKITRQPITYKMEADPNGKIPDFITNYLAPYFTKAELVTIDDKRYIEMTLIGKAYGFETLAYIDAEGKQQDIEIISSKGEKLDQVRVVRLPLVQDKNGVTKIFVDSGSLGYGAYTLFFTFNVPALEEEATIIEEDTNIVNSTIVENPFTDIDNVFSKDEILALYAAGITTGTSATTFSPNRNITRAQFAVMIARALNISSNKETAFTDVKGKWYEKEVQALAEIGIVKGVNATTFNPNANITRQQAAAIILRMLEYKGYKVTVDKNALTYKDANKVFDYAKQAVSELQALDIMTGSNGYLNPQSNLTRAQMAKILKRSLELVNLI; this is encoded by the coding sequence ATGAAGAAATTTATACAATATGTAGCAATGACATTGCTCATTTTTGGTGCAGTATTACCTTACTTTGGCATGGAAGTAAAAGCGGCGGAGAATACCGAAGCTAGCTGTACAATAGACTATTCAGCAAGTTTTAATGTTTTAAAAGAGGACAAATCAGAGGATTCAGTAATGATTAAGAGTGGCTATGTAAAGAAAGAAGCTACATTACAAAAAGAGAATGGTCAATATACGGTAGATATCACGGTGCCAGGACAATTTTCTACTTGGTACAGAGGGTTTAAAGTCGAGTCAGGTGGGGAGTTAAAAGAAGCTATTAAAAAAGAAAAAGATTCGGAAGAGAATGAGGTTTACACATTCGCAATAGACCAACATGATGACCCAATCCGAGCATGGGTTGATATATACGTTAAATTGGAGCAACCTGTACCTTTTCTTTACGATAATAGATATACTGTTTACCTAGTACTCTCGAATGTTAAGGAAACTAACCGCGTTTGTAAAGAAGCACCAAAGCAACCAGAAACATTAGAGCAAAATAAAGATAATGAAAAAGGAAATACCAACGGCAGTGAATCAGGTTCTGGCGAGAACAATAACACTACAGCAAACTTCAAACAAGAAGGAGTAGTTCAATTTGAATTTCCACAACATGAAAGAGAAATAACGACATTCTTACAAACATCAAATACAGTATTTGAAGATAACAAATATAAAGTTACTCTTTCGTTAAATACACAAAATAAATTACAGGAATTCACTGTAAAACAAAATGAAAAAGAGATTGCAAAATGGTCCAACAAAGTAGCATCAGTAGTACCTGTTGCAATGCCAAACACAGCAACATTATCATTTGAAGCTGACACGCTAGATAACCTTGTTTTTGAAGCGGTAACGACTAATAAATTAATATCTGCGAATGTAACAGCTATAGTGAGAGATGAAGCTTCCGCTTCAAAAAAAAATAATAATACAACAGTGCCGGTTACAGGTGATGTAACGGGTGGCTCTACACAATCAACTAATGGGCTGTATACAGTGGATTATACGTTTATAAAGGGATTAGGTTCTGGTACTTCAATGATGGACCAGTATGTGATTAAACCAGCGTATGTGGTGAAAAGTGGTTCTTCCTATCAAGTTCAATTAACATTAAAAAATAGTTCATGGATTACTGGGTTTACTGTGAACGGTTCAACACCTACTACGATAAGCGACGCCAATGATGTAAGAGTCGTTCAATTTACATTACCAAATTTAGCAGATCGTTATGATGCATGGGTAAAAGTAGATATTGAGGATATAAAATATCACCATAACTATAATATCTATTTACAATTCAACGAAGGTTCCCTTTCAAAGATAAGTGATAGTTCAACCTTCCCAATTACAAGTGGCCCAATTGATACTCCACCAATGAATAAAGATTTACCTAAAAAAGAAACAAAGATAGACCAAGCTGTAGGAAACTTTATCCAAGAGGGCGCAGTGAAATTTGAGATTCAACAGAATGCAAAAGAACTAATGGCATTCTTACAAAAAGCGAACACTGTATTTGAAGATAACAAATATAAAGTGACGCTTACATTGAATACAGGTAACAATTTGCAACAATTTATTGTGAAACAGAATGGTAAAGAAATTGCAAAATGGTCAAATAAAGCAGCATCACGAGTGCTTATAGTAAATGACAAAACAGCTACACTTTCATTTGAAATGGAGACACTTGATAACCTTGTTTTTGAAGCGGTAACTGCTAATAAGACAATTACCTCAAATGTAACTGCAACGAAGACAATGACAAATGAAAAGATTACTCGCCAGCCAATCACATATAAAATGGAAGCTGATCCAAATGGTAAAATACCTGATTTTATTACGAACTATCTAGCACCTTACTTCACGAAAGCAGAATTAGTGACGATTGATGATAAACGTTATATCGAAATGACACTAATCGGTAAGGCGTATGGTTTCGAAACACTTGCTTATATTGATGCAGAAGGTAAGCAACAAGATATCGAGATTATTAGTTCTAAAGGTGAAAAATTGGATCAAGTGCGCGTAGTCCGTTTACCATTAGTGCAAGATAAAAATGGCGTAACGAAAATATTTGTCGATTCTGGAAGCTTAGGCTATGGGGCGTACACATTATTCTTTACGTTTAATGTCCCAGCTTTAGAGGAAGAAGCAACAATCATAGAAGAAGATACAAATATTGTAAATAGTACTATTGTTGAAAATCCATTTACAGATATCGACAATGTATTTAGTAAGGATGAAATTCTAGCTTTATATGCTGCTGGCATTACAACAGGTACATCAGCCACAACATTTAGTCCAAATAGAAATATCACGCGTGCGCAATTTGCAGTGATGATAGCTCGTGCTTTAAATATTTCATCCAATAAAGAAACTGCATTTACGGATGTGAAAGGCAAATGGTATGAAAAAGAGGTACAAGCACTTGCAGAGATTGGTATTGTTAAAGGTGTCAATGCCACAACATTTAATCCAAATGCAAATATTACACGTCAACAAGCAGCAGCGATTATATTGCGTATGCTTGAATATAAAGGCTATAAAGTAACAGTGGATAAAAATGCTTTAACGTACAAAGATGCTAATAAAGTATTTGACTACGCAAAGCAAGCAGTATCAGAATTACAAGCACTAGACATTATGACGGGATCCAATGGCTATTTAAACCCGCAAAGTAATTTAACACGTGCACAAATGGCGAAAATATTAAAACGTTCACTAGAGTTAGTAAATTTAATCTAA
- a CDS encoding MMPL family transporter, with protein MAKYLYKLANWSTAHKKSVLFSTLGILIILVSLVLYFKPSFNGELTIPNTPADKAAELIKEEFAGAAKQSTLNIVFKAPDNETLESEDAQSSISDLLKEISEDTKVASVLSPLELNNLNEDKTIGYAQVTFAVEADKVSEKSKEHLLDSINLTRNAGIQTEIKGGDIVFSDIEFEGIYEVIGVVVAFIVLAITFGSFIAAGLPILIAVLGLGISLLGIMFGAYFIDLNSISIILAAMLGLAVGIDYSLFIITRFKIELAKGHTVNNSIAIAIGTSGSAVVFAGLTVIIGLLGLSVAQIPFLTLMGVSAAISIFAAVLISIITLPAILGMVGHRLSPAKKNLLSNKITGNSKKKAGTKADLWGRLVTKHPVVLSLLAIAFLAILTIPFFHMNLGLPSDGTAKSTEMTERRAYDLLTEAYGEGFNAQLIVAAKVDALTEETQLAAGEIVQELSELKDVKTVSPPIPGPSGKIFMIQITPQSGPDDIKTKDLVNLIRDKSKETKNEHGIELMVTGTTAMNIDISQQLNDALPLFASLIVGLAYILLVMVFRSLLVPLKAVLGFLLSLGATLGFMVFVVQDGHFVNFFGFPAQSPILAFLPVITIGILFGLAMDYEIFLVSKMREIYIHSGDSRKAILYGMRDSGGVVTAAALIMMAVFFGFMMNPDAMIKSIGMALAFGVFFDAFIVRMTIVPAVMSLMGKTAWYIPKWLDRILPNIDVEGESITHTEKNNIN; from the coding sequence ATAGCAAAGTATCTTTATAAATTAGCAAATTGGTCAACGGCACATAAAAAATCTGTTCTTTTTAGTACTTTAGGGATACTGATTATACTAGTATCGTTAGTATTGTATTTTAAACCATCATTTAATGGAGAACTTACTATTCCAAATACGCCAGCTGACAAAGCAGCTGAACTAATTAAAGAGGAATTTGCAGGTGCTGCCAAACAATCTACCCTAAACATTGTATTTAAGGCACCCGATAATGAAACATTAGAATCAGAAGATGCTCAAAGCAGTATTTCGGACCTTTTAAAGGAGATAAGTGAAGATACTAAAGTAGCAAGTGTGTTATCACCGCTAGAACTAAACAATCTAAATGAAGATAAAACGATTGGTTACGCACAAGTTACATTTGCAGTAGAAGCGGATAAAGTTTCAGAGAAGTCGAAAGAACATCTTTTAGATAGTATTAATCTCACAAGAAATGCAGGTATTCAAACAGAAATAAAAGGTGGAGATATAGTTTTCTCTGATATAGAGTTTGAGGGAATTTATGAAGTTATTGGAGTAGTCGTTGCCTTTATTGTTTTAGCCATAACATTTGGATCCTTTATTGCAGCAGGCCTACCAATTCTTATAGCGGTATTAGGTTTAGGTATTAGCTTATTAGGAATTATGTTTGGTGCTTATTTTATTGATTTAAATTCTATTTCTATCATTCTAGCAGCAATGCTAGGTTTAGCAGTAGGGATTGACTACTCCCTATTTATAATTACACGATTTAAAATAGAATTAGCAAAGGGGCATACTGTAAACAATTCAATCGCTATAGCCATCGGAACATCTGGGAGTGCTGTAGTATTTGCTGGGTTGACTGTTATAATTGGTCTTTTAGGTTTATCAGTAGCCCAAATACCATTTTTAACGCTGATGGGTGTTTCAGCGGCTATCAGTATATTTGCAGCAGTTCTGATTTCTATTATCACTTTACCAGCCATTTTAGGAATGGTTGGCCATCGTTTGTCACCTGCGAAGAAAAATTTATTATCGAACAAGATTACTGGTAATAGCAAGAAAAAGGCTGGAACGAAAGCGGACTTGTGGGGGAGATTAGTTACTAAACACCCTGTCGTTTTATCGTTATTAGCGATTGCATTCCTTGCCATTCTTACAATTCCTTTCTTCCATATGAATTTGGGTCTGCCATCTGATGGGACAGCTAAATCAACAGAGATGACGGAAAGAAGAGCGTATGATTTACTTACCGAGGCGTACGGAGAAGGCTTTAATGCACAATTAATAGTTGCTGCAAAAGTAGATGCATTGACAGAGGAAACACAACTAGCTGCAGGTGAGATAGTTCAAGAATTAAGTGAATTAAAAGATGTAAAAACGGTTTCACCGCCAATTCCAGGCCCTTCTGGTAAAATCTTTATGATACAAATTACACCACAGTCTGGACCAGATGATATAAAGACAAAGGATTTGGTAAATCTTATAAGAGACAAATCTAAAGAAACCAAAAATGAACATGGTATTGAACTAATGGTAACTGGAACAACGGCCATGAACATTGATATATCACAACAATTGAATGATGCGCTACCTTTGTTTGCATCCTTGATAGTCGGGCTAGCCTATATACTTTTAGTAATGGTCTTTAGATCACTATTAGTACCGTTAAAAGCTGTTTTAGGTTTCTTGCTTTCTTTAGGAGCAACATTAGGATTTATGGTATTCGTTGTGCAGGACGGACATTTCGTCAATTTCTTTGGCTTCCCAGCACAATCTCCAATACTAGCATTTTTACCTGTTATTACAATCGGAATATTATTCGGATTAGCGATGGACTACGAAATATTCTTAGTTAGTAAAATGAGAGAAATTTATATCCATTCTGGAGATAGTCGGAAAGCTATTTTATATGGCATGAGAGATAGTGGCGGAGTAGTAACTGCTGCAGCTCTCATCATGATGGCAGTATTTTTCGGATTTATGATGAATCCTGATGCGATGATTAAATCAATAGGAATGGCCCTCGCTTTTGGAGTATTCTTCGATGCATTTATAGTAAGAATGACCATAGTTCCTGCTGTCATGTCTCTAATGGGGAAAACTGCGTGGTATATTCCTAAATGGTTAGATAGGATTCTACCGAATATTGATGTAGAAGGAGAATCTATTACACATACAGAAAAAAATAATATAAATTAA
- a CDS encoding TetR/AcrR family transcriptional regulator codes for MQYLKEEIKNRILLAALDEFKEKGYLSASIRNIASNADIALGTVYKYFKNKEDLFNSIVEPVYNDLFAAINKIIMTEVNPDDKLIEIKNKILDIFKGHSKDLLILFGKSKGSKYEYFKDELVDVLHKILQKETFSRFEDKSVVKEPFIFYVLSANFIEGIYTILKTQENGEKIGMLIDQLIFLSFHSIERRFEEMSHIY; via the coding sequence ATGCAATATTTAAAAGAGGAAATAAAAAATCGAATCTTATTAGCTGCATTGGATGAATTTAAAGAAAAGGGTTATTTAAGTGCATCCATTAGAAATATAGCTAGTAACGCTGATATTGCATTAGGTACAGTATACAAATATTTTAAAAATAAGGAGGATTTATTTAATTCGATAGTAGAGCCCGTCTATAATGATTTGTTTGCTGCCATTAATAAAATTATAATGACTGAAGTTAACCCAGATGATAAATTGATTGAGATTAAAAATAAAATTTTAGACATTTTCAAAGGGCACAGTAAAGATCTATTAATACTTTTTGGTAAAAGTAAAGGTTCTAAATATGAGTATTTTAAGGACGAACTTGTGGATGTACTACATAAAATACTTCAAAAAGAAACCTTCTCTCGTTTTGAAGATAAAAGCGTTGTGAAAGAACCATTTATTTTCTATGTCCTTTCAGCAAACTTTATAGAAGGAATATATACCATTTTGAAGACACAAGAAAATGGTGAAAAAATTGGTATGCTCATTGACCAGCTAATATTTTTATCATTTCACAGTATTGAAAGACGATTTGAAGAAATGTCTCACATTTACTAA
- a CDS encoding glycosyl hydrolase family 18 protein: MKNTLKKYLIIPAMLTTLLATSFSANASANDIHMSYLYSGNTSSFIKNIDMTHGALNTATPSFFDLNADGSLSATIDKSLVDALHNRGLKVVPFISNHWDRKLAQIAMTNRDILSTQIVNSVVKNNLDGVDIDIENLNYTNKDEFTDFIRLLREKMPNNKTISIAVAANPYGWTTGWHGSYDYMKLSEYSDYLMVMAYDESYNGGSVGPVASLSFVENSIKYLLDKGINPNKIVLGLPFYGRIWKDDVEIGGDGIANNEVKSIVNNHNGKFLFDHTSKSAFAKFTVKSSDSPTYIGGKKLVPGNYTIWYENDLSLKYKLRLVEKYHLRGTGSWELPQADNGIWKFYSSWANGEHNFIDTENHWAEQDIMALYRKGWINGKNEYTYDPNGNLTRAQATAIVISAIGLDKTNETVPNNFKDVPANHWAKRAIEIAYKYHIVNGTNEHIFDPNAYITRAQLAGILSRILNYPLPTDESSYYDVSKDFWAYADILKLSSKGIINGREDGGFYPFDHVTRGQMAAMVNRASADLEKYAVK; encoded by the coding sequence ATGAAGAATACATTAAAAAAATATTTGATAATACCAGCTATGCTCACTACATTATTAGCTACTTCATTTAGTGCTAACGCCTCAGCGAATGATATACATATGTCATATTTATATAGCGGGAATACTAGCTCTTTCATAAAAAATATAGATATGACTCATGGTGCGTTAAATACGGCGACACCCAGCTTTTTTGATTTAAATGCAGATGGTAGTTTAAGTGCTACGATTGATAAAAGTTTAGTCGATGCATTACATAATAGAGGTTTAAAAGTTGTACCATTCATTTCTAATCATTGGGACCGTAAATTGGCACAAATCGCAATGACAAATCGAGATATATTGTCTACTCAAATCGTCAATTCTGTTGTAAAAAATAATTTAGATGGCGTCGATATTGATATAGAAAATTTAAACTATACAAATAAAGATGAGTTTACAGATTTCATCCGATTATTACGTGAAAAAATGCCTAATAATAAAACAATTTCCATAGCAGTAGCTGCAAATCCATATGGGTGGACAACTGGGTGGCATGGTTCTTATGATTACATGAAACTAAGTGAGTATAGCGATTATTTAATGGTAATGGCGTATGATGAAAGCTATAATGGTGGTTCAGTTGGTCCTGTCGCAAGTTTATCATTTGTTGAAAATTCGATTAAATATTTATTAGATAAAGGAATTAATCCCAATAAAATAGTATTAGGCCTCCCTTTTTATGGACGAATTTGGAAGGATGATGTGGAAATAGGAGGCGACGGCATTGCTAATAATGAAGTAAAATCTATTGTGAATAACCATAATGGAAAATTTCTTTTTGATCATACTTCAAAATCAGCATTTGCCAAATTTACTGTAAAAAGCAGTGACTCTCCTACTTATATCGGTGGCAAAAAGCTAGTACCAGGAAATTACACGATATGGTACGAAAATGATTTATCTTTAAAATATAAGTTAAGACTTGTAGAGAAATATCATTTAAGAGGAACAGGTAGCTGGGAGTTACCTCAAGCGGATAATGGTATTTGGAAATTTTATTCTTCGTGGGCGAATGGTGAACATAACTTTATAGATACGGAAAATCATTGGGCAGAACAGGATATTATGGCCCTTTACCGAAAAGGCTGGATTAATGGCAAAAACGAATACACTTACGATCCAAATGGTAATTTAACAAGAGCTCAGGCTACTGCTATCGTTATTAGTGCCATCGGTTTAGACAAAACAAACGAAACTGTACCTAATAATTTCAAGGATGTGCCAGCAAATCATTGGGCAAAACGTGCTATTGAAATTGCCTATAAGTATCATATTGTGAATGGAACAAATGAACACATTTTTGATCCGAATGCCTATATCACAAGAGCACAATTAGCAGGTATTTTATCGAGAATATTAAATTATCCATTACCTACGGATGAGTCCAGTTATTATGATGTTTCAAAAGATTTTTGGGCATATGCAGATATTTTAAAATTAAGTAGTAAAGGTATTATTAACGGAAGAGAAGATGGAGGATTTTATCCATTTGATCATGTCACGAGAGGTCAAATGGCAGCGATGGTAAACCGGGCAAGTGCAGATTTAGAAAAGTATGCAGTAAAATAA
- a CDS encoding type II toxin-antitoxin system HicB family antitoxin: MKNVVVYPVVISPLSADGFHLVTIPDIDGITQGETIAEAIEYARDYIGNAIVFADEAINKPYTVSFKAKEEDIVTLVDVDIEAHKKALDLTPVKKTLTIPSYLNDLGIKQGINFSQTLTDALKDKLV, encoded by the coding sequence ATGAAAAATGTTGTCGTTTATCCTGTGGTTATTTCACCATTATCAGCAGACGGCTTTCACTTAGTGACAATTCCTGATATTGACGGGATTACTCAAGGGGAAACTATTGCTGAAGCAATTGAATATGCAAGGGACTATATAGGTAATGCCATAGTGTTTGCAGATGAAGCAATAAATAAACCGTATACTGTATCTTTCAAGGCAAAAGAAGAAGATATTGTAACACTTGTAGATGTTGATATAGAGGCACATAAGAAAGCTTTAGATTTAACACCAGTAAAGAAAACGTTAACTATTCCTAGCTATTTAAACGATTTAGGTATAAAACAAGGTATAAACTTTTCCCAAACTTTAACGGATGCTTTAAAAGATAAATTAGTATAA